A section of the Streptomyces sp. Je 1-369 genome encodes:
- the rpoB gene encoding DNA-directed RNA polymerase subunit beta, producing the protein MAASRTASTANTNNGASTAPLRISFAKIKEPLEVPNLLALQTESFDWLLGNDAWKARVEAALDSGQDVPTKSGLEEIFEEISPIEDFSGSMSLTFRDHRFEPPKNSIDECKERDFTFAAPLFVTAEFTNNETGEIKSQTVFMGDFPLMTNKGTFVINGTERVVVSQLVRSPGVYFDSSIDKTSDKDIFSAKIIPSRGAWLEMEIDKRDMVGVRIDRKRKQSVTVLLKALGWTTEQILEEFGEYESMRATLEKDHTQGQDDALLDIYRKLRPGEPPTREAAQTLLENLYFNPKRYDLAKVGRYKVNKKLGADAPLDAGILTVEDIIASIKYLVKLHAGEVETVGDSGTSIVVETDDIDHFGNRRLRNVGELIQNQVRTGLARMERVVRERMTTQDVEAITPQTLINIRPVVASIKEFFGTSQLSQFMDQNNPLSGLTHKRRLSALGPGGLSRERAGFEVRDVHPSHYGRMCPIETPEGPNIGLIGSLASYGRVNAFGFVETPYRKVVEGQVTDDVDYLTADEEDRFVIAQANAPLTDDLHFAEARVLIRRRGGEIDYVPGTDVDYMDVSPRQMVSVATAMIPFLEHDDANRALMGANMMRQAVPLITAEAPLVGTGMEYRCAVDAGDVIKAEKAGVVQEVSADYVTVTNDDGTYTTYRIAKFSRSNQGTSVNQKVVVDEGARVIEGQVLADGPATEEGEMALGKNLLVAFMPWEGHNYEDAIILSQRLVQDDVLSSIHIEEHEVDARDTKLGPEEITRDIPNVSEEVLADLDERGIIRIGAEVVAGDILVGKVTPKGETELTPEERLLRAIFGEKAREVRDTSLKVPHGEIGKVIGVRVFDREEGDELPPGVNQLVRVYVAQKRKITDGDKLAGRHGNKGVISKILPIEDMPFLEDGTPVDIILNPLGVPSRMNPGQVLEIHLGWLASRGWDVSGLADEWAQRLQAIGADQVDPGTNVATPVFDGAREDELAGLLQHTIPNRDGERMVLPSGKAQLFDGRSGEPFPDPISVGYMYILKLHHLVDDKLHARSTGPYSMITQQPLGGKAQFGGQRFGEMEVWALEAYGAAYALQELLTIKSDDVTGRVKVYEAIVKGENIPEPGIPESFKVLIKEMQSLCLNVEVLSSDGMSIEMRDTDEDVFRAAEELGIDLSRREPSSVEEV; encoded by the coding sequence TTGGCCGCCTCGCGCACTGCCTCGACCGCGAATACGAACAACGGCGCCAGCACCGCCCCGCTGCGCATCTCCTTTGCAAAGATCAAGGAGCCCCTCGAGGTTCCGAACCTTCTTGCGCTGCAGACCGAGAGCTTTGACTGGCTGCTCGGCAATGACGCGTGGAAGGCTCGTGTCGAGGCGGCTCTGGACAGCGGACAGGACGTCCCCACCAAGTCCGGTCTGGAGGAGATCTTCGAGGAGATCTCCCCGATCGAGGACTTCTCCGGGTCGATGTCCCTGACGTTCCGCGACCACCGTTTCGAGCCCCCGAAGAACTCCATCGACGAGTGCAAGGAGCGCGACTTCACGTTCGCCGCCCCGCTCTTCGTCACCGCCGAGTTCACCAACAACGAGACCGGCGAGATCAAGTCCCAGACGGTCTTCATGGGCGATTTCCCGCTCATGACCAACAAGGGCACCTTCGTCATCAACGGCACCGAGCGTGTCGTCGTGTCGCAGCTGGTCCGTTCGCCGGGCGTCTACTTCGATTCCTCGATCGACAAGACGTCCGACAAGGACATCTTCTCCGCCAAGATCATCCCGTCCCGGGGTGCCTGGCTGGAGATGGAGATCGACAAGCGCGACATGGTCGGTGTCCGCATCGACCGCAAGCGCAAGCAGTCGGTCACCGTTCTGCTCAAGGCTCTCGGTTGGACGACCGAGCAGATCCTCGAGGAGTTCGGCGAGTACGAGTCCATGCGCGCCACCCTGGAGAAGGACCACACCCAGGGCCAGGACGACGCGCTGCTCGACATCTACCGCAAGCTCCGTCCGGGCGAGCCGCCGACCCGTGAGGCCGCTCAGACGCTGCTTGAGAACCTCTACTTCAACCCCAAGCGCTACGACCTCGCGAAGGTCGGCCGCTACAAGGTCAACAAGAAGCTGGGTGCGGACGCTCCGCTCGACGCGGGCATCCTCACGGTCGAGGACATCATCGCCTCGATCAAGTACCTGGTGAAGCTGCACGCCGGTGAGGTCGAGACCGTTGGCGACAGCGGCACGTCGATCGTCGTCGAGACCGACGACATCGACCACTTCGGCAACCGTCGTCTGCGTAACGTCGGCGAGCTCATCCAGAACCAGGTCCGCACGGGTCTGGCTCGTATGGAGCGCGTCGTCCGCGAGCGCATGACGACCCAGGACGTCGAGGCGATCACGCCGCAGACCCTGATCAACATTCGCCCGGTCGTGGCGTCGATCAAGGAATTCTTCGGCACCTCGCAGCTGTCGCAGTTCATGGACCAGAACAACCCGCTGTCGGGTCTCACCCACAAGCGCCGTCTGTCGGCGCTTGGCCCGGGTGGTCTCTCCCGTGAGCGGGCCGGCTTCGAGGTCCGTGACGTGCACCCGTCTCACTACGGCCGCATGTGCCCGATTGAGACCCCCGAAGGCCCGAACATCGGTCTGATCGGTTCGCTCGCCTCGTACGGCCGCGTCAACGCGTTCGGCTTCGTCGAGACGCCGTACCGCAAGGTCGTCGAGGGCCAGGTCACCGACGACGTCGACTACCTGACGGCCGACGAGGAGGACCGCTTCGTCATCGCGCAGGCCAACGCGCCGCTGACGGACGACCTCCACTTCGCCGAGGCCCGCGTCCTGATCCGCCGCCGTGGCGGAGAGATCGACTACGTGCCCGGCACGGACGTCGACTACATGGACGTCTCGCCGCGCCAGATGGTGTCGGTCGCGACCGCGATGATCCCGTTCCTCGAGCACGACGACGCCAACCGTGCCCTCATGGGCGCGAACATGATGCGTCAGGCCGTGCCGCTGATCACCGCCGAGGCCCCCCTCGTCGGCACCGGCATGGAGTACCGCTGCGCGGTCGACGCCGGTGACGTGATCAAGGCCGAGAAGGCCGGTGTGGTCCAGGAGGTCTCCGCGGACTACGTCACGGTCACCAACGACGACGGCACGTACACCACGTACCGCATCGCCAAGTTCTCCCGGTCGAACCAGGGCACCTCCGTCAACCAGAAGGTTGTCGTCGACGAGGGCGCCCGCGTGATCGAGGGCCAGGTCCTGGCCGACGGTCCCGCGACCGAAGAGGGCGAGATGGCCCTCGGCAAGAACCTGCTCGTGGCGTTCATGCCCTGGGAAGGTCACAACTACGAGGACGCGATCATCCTGTCGCAGCGCCTCGTGCAGGACGACGTCCTCTCCTCGATCCACATCGAGGAGCACGAGGTCGACGCCCGTGACACCAAGCTCGGCCCGGAGGAGATCACCCGGGACATCCCGAACGTCTCCGAAGAGGTCCTCGCCGACCTCGACGAGCGCGGCATCATCCGTATCGGTGCCGAGGTCGTCGCAGGCGACATCCTCGTCGGCAAGGTCACGCCCAAGGGTGAGACCGAGCTGACGCCGGAGGAGCGTCTGCTCCGCGCGATCTTCGGTGAGAAGGCGCGCGAGGTGCGCGACACCTCCCTGAAGGTGCCGCACGGTGAGATCGGCAAGGTCATCGGCGTCCGCGTCTTCGACCGTGAAGAGGGCGACGAGCTGCCGCCGGGCGTGAACCAGCTGGTTCGTGTCTACGTGGCGCAGAAGCGCAAGATCACGGACGGCGACAAGCTGGCCGGACGCCACGGCAACAAGGGTGTTATCTCGAAGATCCTTCCGATCGAGGACATGCCGTTCCTCGAGGACGGAACTCCGGTCGACATCATCCTGAACCCGCTGGGTGTGCCGTCCCGAATGAACCCGGGACAGGTCCTTGAGATCCACCTCGGCTGGCTCGCCAGCCGTGGCTGGGACGTCTCCGGCCTCGCGGACGAGTGGGCGCAGCGCCTCCAGGCCATCGGCGCCGACCAGGTCGACCCCGGCACGAACGTCGCCACCCCCGTCTTCGACGGTGCGCGTGAGGACGAGCTCGCCGGTCTGCTCCAGCACACCATCCCGAACCGCGACGGCGAGCGCATGGTGCTCCCGTCCGGCAAGGCGCAGCTGTTCGACGGCCGCTCCGGCGAGCCGTTCCCGGACCCGATCTCGGTCGGGTACATGTACATCCTCAAGCTGCACCACCTGGTCGACGACAAGCTCCACGCGCGTTCGACCGGTCCGTACTCGATGATCACCCAGCAGCCGCTGGGTGGTAAGGCACAGTTCGGTGGCCAGCGCTTCGGTGAGATGGAGGTGTGGGCGCTGGAGGCATACGGCGCCGCGTACGCCCTCCAGGAGCTGCTGACGATCAAGTCCGACGACGTGACCGGCCGCGTGAAGGTCTACGAGGCCATCGTCAAGGGCGAGAACATCCCCGAGCCCGGCATTCCCGAGTCCTTCAAGGTGCTCATCAAGGAAATGCAGTCCCTGTGCCTCAACGTGGAGGTGCTGTCCTCGGACGGCATGTCCATCGAGATGCGCGACACCGACGAGGACGTCTTCCGCGCGGCGGAGGAGCTCGGTATCGACCTGTCCCGGCGCGAGCCGAGCAGCGTCGAAGAGGTCTGA
- a CDS encoding LppX_LprAFG lipoprotein — protein sequence MSFSVRAGRKRAAGAALAAVLLAGGAVSCGSEKSDKAGQDMAPAAAVKKAADKTEDLTSFTFRMKGTVPGDGRVQADAAMSTKPLAMQMKMSAPDQGPEKMELRYVDGGIYLGGGKAAAKEMDGKSWIKFDAKAMEKAGGKSAPTSVSAQADNNPADQSTLLTGSKDLKKVGSETVGGVETTHYTGTVTLDQMRKLVENEDAATKKRHEKSIKQYEGMGVEKLTMDMWVDGEDHTKQFRARGKGDKGRLDMTITFLDYNKPVHVEAPPKAQVMDLAKEMKGLQG from the coding sequence ATGAGTTTTTCCGTACGTGCGGGTCGCAAGAGAGCCGCAGGTGCCGCGCTGGCGGCCGTGCTGCTCGCCGGCGGCGCGGTCAGCTGCGGGTCGGAGAAGTCCGACAAGGCGGGGCAGGACATGGCGCCCGCGGCGGCCGTGAAGAAGGCCGCGGACAAGACCGAGGACCTCACCTCGTTCACGTTCCGGATGAAGGGCACCGTCCCGGGCGACGGGCGGGTCCAGGCCGACGCGGCGATGAGCACCAAGCCGCTCGCCATGCAGATGAAGATGTCGGCGCCCGACCAGGGCCCGGAGAAGATGGAGCTGCGTTACGTCGACGGCGGCATCTACCTCGGCGGCGGAAAGGCGGCCGCGAAGGAGATGGACGGCAAGAGCTGGATCAAGTTCGACGCCAAGGCCATGGAGAAGGCGGGCGGCAAGTCCGCCCCCACCTCGGTCTCGGCGCAGGCCGACAACAACCCGGCTGACCAGTCCACGCTCCTGACCGGCTCCAAGGACCTGAAGAAGGTCGGCAGCGAGACCGTCGGCGGCGTCGAGACCACCCACTACACGGGCACGGTCACGCTGGACCAGATGCGCAAGCTCGTCGAGAACGAGGACGCGGCCACCAAGAAGCGTCACGAGAAGAGCATCAAGCAGTACGAGGGCATGGGCGTCGAGAAGCTCACGATGGACATGTGGGTCGACGGCGAGGACCACACCAAGCAGTTCCGCGCCCGTGGCAAGGGCGACAAGGGCCGCCTCGACATGACCATCACCTTCCTCGACTACAACAAGCCCGTGCACGTCGAGGCACCGCCGAAGGCACAGGTCATGGACCTCGCCAAGGAGATGAAGGGCCTCCAGGGCTGA
- the rplL gene encoding 50S ribosomal protein L7/L12 yields MAKLSQEDLLAQFEDLTLIELSEFVKAFEEKFDVTAAAAVAAAPAGPAAAAEVAEEQDEFDVILTGAGEKKIQVIKVVRELTSLGLKEAKDLVDGTPKPVLEKVTKEAAEKAAESLKGAGASVEVK; encoded by the coding sequence ATGGCGAAGCTCAGCCAGGAAGACCTGCTCGCTCAGTTCGAGGACCTCACCCTCATCGAGCTCTCCGAGTTCGTGAAGGCCTTCGAGGAGAAGTTCGACGTCACCGCCGCCGCCGCGGTCGCCGCCGCCCCCGCCGGCCCGGCCGCCGCCGCCGAGGTCGCCGAGGAGCAGGACGAGTTCGACGTCATCCTCACCGGCGCCGGCGAGAAGAAGATCCAGGTCATCAAGGTCGTGCGCGAGCTCACCTCCCTGGGTCTCAAGGAGGCCAAGGACCTCGTCGACGGCACCCCGAAGCCGGTCCTCGAGAAGGTCACCAAGGAGGCCGCCGAGAAGGCTGCCGAGTCCCTCAAGGGCGCCGGTGCCTCCGTCGAGGTCAAGTGA
- the rplJ gene encoding 50S ribosomal protein L10, which translates to MPTPDKAAAVAELTDKFRSSNAAVLTEYRGLTVAQLKQLRRSLGENSEYAVVKNTLTKIAANEAGINTLDDLFKGPTAVAFVTGDPVESAKGLRDFAKDNPNLVIKGGVLDGKALSADEFKKLADLESREVLLAKLAGAMKGKQTQTAQLFQALPSKFVRTAEALRAKKAEQGGAE; encoded by the coding sequence ATGCCGACGCCCGACAAGGCTGCCGCGGTAGCCGAGCTCACGGACAAGTTCCGCAGCTCGAACGCCGCCGTGCTGACCGAGTACCGGGGTCTCACCGTGGCCCAGCTCAAGCAGCTGCGCCGTTCCCTCGGTGAGAACTCCGAGTACGCCGTGGTGAAGAACACGCTGACCAAGATCGCGGCCAACGAGGCCGGGATCAACACGCTGGACGACCTCTTCAAGGGTCCGACGGCGGTTGCCTTCGTCACCGGTGACCCGGTGGAGTCGGCGAAGGGTCTTCGTGACTTCGCCAAGGACAACCCGAACCTCGTCATCAAGGGCGGTGTCCTTGACGGCAAGGCGCTGTCCGCCGATGAGTTCAAGAAGCTCGCGGACCTCGAGTCCCGCGAGGTTCTGCTCGCCAAGCTGGCCGGTGCCATGAAGGGCAAGCAGACGCAGACTGCGCAGCTCTTCCAGGCTCTGCCGTCGAAGTTCGTCCGCACCGCGGAAGCGCTTCGCGCCAAGAAGGCCGAGCAGGGCGGTGCCGAGTAA